CGGATACGAAGACTCGCTCGAGACTGCCAAGACCATGCAGCTCGCGATCGACGCGTTCTTGGAGAAACCGACCGAACCGAACCTGCGCGCTGCGCGCGCCGCCTGGATCGCCGCGCGTCCGTCCTACATGCAGACCGAGGCGTACCGCTTCGGAAACCCAATCGTCGACGATTGGGAAGGCAAGGTGAACGCCTGGCCGCTGGACGAGGGGCTCATCGACTATGTCGCCGAGGTCTACGGCGACGAATCACCCGAGAACGAACTCTACGTGGCCGACGTGATCAAGAACGTCTCCCTGTCTCTCGGCGGCAAGAAGATCGACACCTCCAAGATCACAAAAGAGCTGCTTGCCGACACGCTGCAGGAAGCGGGCGGCGTCGAGGCGAACGTGGCGACGGGGTATCACGCCGTCGAGTTCCTGCTGTGGGGACAGGACCTCAATGGAACCGAAGCTGGTTCGGGCGAGCGTCCGGCGACCGACTACGACCTGAACAACTGCTCCAATGGTAATTGCGAACGGCGGGCCGAATATCTGAGCACCGTCACCCAACTCCTGATCGACGATCTCCAGTGGATGGCCGATCAATGGAAAGAGGGCGGTGATGCGCGCAAGGCCGTCATGGATGCAGGCGATCAAGGCGGTCTGACCGTCATCATGACCGGTCTCGGCAGCCTGTCCTATGGCGAACTCGCCGGCGAACGCATCAAGCTCGGCCTGATGGTGCACGACCCGGAAGAGGAGCATGACTGCTTCTCCGACAACACCCATGCCGCACACTTCTTCGACGCGCTTGGCATCCACAATGTCTACACGGGCCGCTATCGCCGCGCTGACGGGTCCGTCGTGTCCGGCCCCAGCGTCTCCGACTTGGTCAAGGCCAAGGATCCGAAAGTGGACGCCGAGGTTGTCGCAGCGCTCGACGCCACCATGGACGCGATGAACACGCTCTATCTGCGTGCCCTGACCACCGAGAACTACGACCAGATGATCGGCGAGGGGAACGAAGAGGGGAACAAGGTCGTCCAGGACGTGGTCGACGCCCTGCTGGTTCAGACCAAGGCGATCGAGCGGGCCGTGGCGACACTGGACCTGAAGTCCATCGAGTTCGAGGGATCGGACAGTCTAGATGCGCCCGATAAGGTCGGGGCTGAATAGGCAAGGGACGACATAGGCAAAGGGACGATTTGACGACTAGAAGAAATTTTGTGAAATGTTATAATGTATCATTCCACATTCGGAATATCGGCAAAAGCCGAACACGATCGACGAAACACGAACCAGAAGCCGTTGGGGGGCTGATTAAATGGGATTGATTGAGAGAAATCGCGGTCCAGCGACCGAAGACTTGGGTGGTCTTTTCGGCACGTATGTGCGGAAGGCAGCCATCGCGGGGGCCGCGCTGGTTATGACAATGGTTGCTTCGCCGGGGCTCGCATCGGCCGCTTGCGAAGTGGAACTCGATCCGCGCGATTTCATTGGTGAAGAGAATGGCGAACTGAACGCCATTGAGCACCTCGCCGGAGGCACGGTCTCCAGCTT
This genomic window from Methyloceanibacter caenitepidi contains:
- a CDS encoding imelysin family protein; this encodes MLRGLKTMVPAAALAIGFCVAPALADGPKDVLKNYADIAQAGYEDSLETAKTMQLAIDAFLEKPTEPNLRAARAAWIAARPSYMQTEAYRFGNPIVDDWEGKVNAWPLDEGLIDYVAEVYGDESPENELYVADVIKNVSLSLGGKKIDTSKITKELLADTLQEAGGVEANVATGYHAVEFLLWGQDLNGTEAGSGERPATDYDLNNCSNGNCERRAEYLSTVTQLLIDDLQWMADQWKEGGDARKAVMDAGDQGGLTVIMTGLGSLSYGELAGERIKLGLMVHDPEEEHDCFSDNTHAAHFFDALGIHNVYTGRYRRADGSVVSGPSVSDLVKAKDPKVDAEVVAALDATMDAMNTLYLRALTTENYDQMIGEGNEEGNKVVQDVVDALLVQTKAIERAVATLDLKSIEFEGSDSLDAPDKVGAE